One Neodiprion pinetum isolate iyNeoPine1 chromosome 1, iyNeoPine1.2, whole genome shotgun sequence genomic window carries:
- the Pex2 gene encoding peroxisome biogenesis factor 2, which produces MATSAYVSRINQIDASQLDKEIYHILRQQTAEISKLCTPGTIGKWQPEINALLKVVVWNYSLRNGNSTFGQQLLNLHYDKYNKKKAILYIILSVVPGYLQEKMIDNRLIGSMERGNQIRRFLDWISTTVRLLTFVNILVFLNQGNQPNIIERVLGIYNRPTTTQRPRNIGYSYMTRELLWHSLIELFTIGLPMVNVHLIKQRIKRIWWTRKIIGRSVAPKLEFDTKCPECDQSPNLPRHAGCEHIFCYYCMKARFTVDNCFECPSCGVELHSARMRTA; this is translated from the coding sequence ATGGCAACATCGGCTTACGTGTCACGGATCAACCAGATTGACGCGTCTCAACTTGATAAGGAAATTTACCACATCCTACGGCAGCAGACTGCCGAGATATCGAAGTTGTGCACACCTGGAACGATTGGGAAATGGCAGCCAGAAATTAACGCCTTGTTGAAAGTGGTCGTATGGAATTATTCTCTCAGAAACGGAAACTCTACCTTCGGGCAGCAGCTGTTGAACCTCCACTACGATAAATATAACAAGAAAAAGGCGattctttatattattcttAGCGTTGTGCCCGGTTATCTTCAGGAGAAGATGATCGATAATAGACTGATTGGTAGTATGGAGAGGGGAAACCAAATTCGTCGATTCCTCGATTGGATATCTACAACTGTTCGATTACTGACTTTTGTCAATATTTTGGTTTTTCTGAACCAAGGAAATCAGCCTAACATCATCGAAAGAGTACTGGGAATATACAATCGGCCGACAACGACGCAACGGCCAAGAAACATCGGTTACTCTTATATGACGAGAGAGTTATTGTGGCACAGTTTGATTGAATTATTCACTATCGGCCTACCGATGGTGAATGTTCACCTTATCAAGCAGAGGATCAAGCGAATCTGGTGGACGAGGAAAATTATTGGCAGATCTGTCGCCCCCAAATTGGAGTTCGACACAAAATGTCCGGAATGTGATCAGAGTCCTAATCTACCGAGGCACGCAGGATGCGAACATATTTTCTGCTACTACTGTATGAAGGCACGTTTCACTGTCGACAACTGCTTCGAGTGTCCTTCCTGTGGAGTGGAATTACACTCAGCACGAATGAGGACTGCTTGA